The following nucleotide sequence is from Bacteroidota bacterium.
TTGCACTATTATTTTCGTTCCAAACAGAAGTTATTTGATGTAATTTTTGAAGAGAACCTCTCACGCTTCTACCGGAGCTTTATTGAAATATTGTCCTCTGAGTTAGATCTCGAAAGCAAAATTCGTAATCTGATCAGCGCCGAAATCGATATGTTGCTCGAAAATCGGGATTTGCCTTTATTTATTATCAGTGAAGCCAGCCGCAATCCGGAAATGATGGTTGAAAAAATGACACATCTGCCTGTTAAGCAGTTTGTGATGCAATTCAGCCAGATTATTCATGAGGAAATTACAAAGGGCAACATCAAACCAATTAATCCGATACATATCCTCATGCATATCATGTCACTTTGTATTTTTCCATTTGTCGGCAGACCGGTGTTTACAGCAATTACAGGCACCGGTTCCGAGCAGTTTAATCTGTTGATGGAAGATCGAAAAAAAATAATTACCGAATCAGTTATCCAATTGTTTAAAAAATAATAGCATGAAAAAGTTTTTGCTGATAAGTATTTCAATACTGAGCCTCAATTTATCTGCTCAGGCTCAAAATGAAGTTACTTTACAACAATGTTATCAGCTTGCAGAAGCCAATTTCCCTTATCTCGCCCAACAAAATATTGTTCAAAGTATAACGGATGAAGCAATTAATAAAATTAATGCCATCTGGCAACCACAGGTTTATTTAAATGCACAGGCCACTTATCAAAGTGAAGTAACCTCCATTGGTTTAAACATTCCCGGAATAGAAATAAACGAATTGAGTAAAGACCAGTATAAGGCTACATTAGATGTTAATCAGGTATTATATGATGGTGGCATTTCTAAACAACAACGCAGCATACAAATGTCAGGCGCTGCAGTTGAAACGCAAAAAATTACTGTTGACATCTATAAAGTTCGTGAACGCGTAAATCAATTATTTCTCATTTTATTACAAACCGATAAACAACAGGAATTAGTTAATAATTTAAAACTTGAATTAAATAATCAGGAAGAAAAAATAAAAGCCGGGAAATTATTTGGTACTGCCACTCAATTTCAGGCAGACATTTTAGCCGCAGAAATAATTAAAGCCGATCAGCGCACCATCGAAATTAATGCAGCTCGTGAAACTGCATTAAATATGCTAAACCTGCTTACTGGAAGCAATTTTAATACTAATACAAAATTTATTACACCGGAAGTAAATATAAATACTAGTGATACATTAAATCTGCGCCCTGAAATAAAACTATTTGATTTACAGGAAGCCCTTGCACTATCACAAATGTCGTTTGCAGAAGCCGCTACTTTACCTAAGCTCAGCTTATTTGTACAAGGTGGTTATGGCAGACCGGGGTTAAATTTTCTGGATGATACTTTTCAGTTTTATTATATCGGTGGTGTAAAATTCAGCTACCCAATATGGACCGGAAATACTAAATCAAACGACGCTGCAATTTATCAATTGAATGCACAAAATGTAATGGCAAACAAAACATCATTTTTAATAAACAATAATATTCAAAGTGCGCAACAATTAGGCGAGATAAAAAAATATGCGCAGTTGATAGAAAAAGATAATGCCATAATTGCATTAAAAGCCAACATAAAAAACGGTGCACAAGCCCAACTTGATAATGGCACACTCGCAGCCGATGATTTTGTGAAATATCTGACCGATGAAAATGAAGCAAAAATAAATTTAGCGATACATCAGGTGCAGTTACTTGCAGCACAAATTAATTATCTGACCTTATTAGGAAAATTATAATACTATGAAAAAAATCTGGTTTATTATCAGCGCTGTCGTTGTATTCGGCAGTTGTTCAAATGAAGAAAACACCTTTGATGCTACCGGCACTTTTGAAGCAAAAGAAATTATTGTTTCGACAGGTGTTGCAGGAAAAATAATTGCCTTAAATACCGATGAAGGTGAACAATTGGATGCCAATAAAATTGTTGGTATGATTGA
It contains:
- a CDS encoding TetR/AcrR family transcriptional regulator, which produces MVEIDKNTEQKILDAARVVFTRHGFAAARMDDIATEAGINRALLHYYFRSKQKLFDVIFEENLSRFYRSFIEILSSELDLESKIRNLISAEIDMLLENRDLPLFIISEASRNPEMMVEKMTHLPVKQFVMQFSQIIHEEITKGNIKPINPIHILMHIMSLCIFPFVGRPVFTAITGTGSEQFNLLMEDRKKIITESVIQLFKK
- a CDS encoding TolC family protein produces the protein MKKFLLISISILSLNLSAQAQNEVTLQQCYQLAEANFPYLAQQNIVQSITDEAINKINAIWQPQVYLNAQATYQSEVTSIGLNIPGIEINELSKDQYKATLDVNQVLYDGGISKQQRSIQMSGAAVETQKITVDIYKVRERVNQLFLILLQTDKQQELVNNLKLELNNQEEKIKAGKLFGTATQFQADILAAEIIKADQRTIEINAARETALNMLNLLTGSNFNTNTKFITPEVNINTSDTLNLRPEIKLFDLQEALALSQMSFAEAATLPKLSLFVQGGYGRPGLNFLDDTFQFYYIGGVKFSYPIWTGNTKSNDAAIYQLNAQNVMANKTSFLINNNIQSAQQLGEIKKYAQLIEKDNAIIALKANIKNGAQAQLDNGTLAADDFVKYLTDENEAKINLAIHQVQLLAAQINYLTLLGKL